A single region of the Streptomyces sp. NBC_01262 genome encodes:
- a CDS encoding TIGR03619 family F420-dependent LLM class oxidoreductase — protein sequence MLKIGLGSPQYGLFTDPSTISGFAAAVEAIGFDSLWVGDRALVPTQPRDPYPGGGPVPEEYRNFLDPIATLSFLAHATRRLRLGTSTLNAPFYSPLLLARSLTSVDILSEGRLDIGFGLGWSSDEYEAIGVPWRGRGARLEEILDVLEHVWSGAPTEHEGTLWTIPSAHFGTLPVQRPRPPVLLGGFTPATLERIGRRADGWAGVGLPVPQLAYVISQIRQIAEANGRAPDALRTVVRVNPVVTAEAAPSDAVPHRGTVVQVSDYLLAAHAAGADEVLIDLQQTARSAEELTDLAHRFHEVLRKG from the coding sequence ATGCTCAAGATCGGTCTGGGGTCTCCCCAGTACGGATTGTTCACCGACCCCTCCACGATCTCCGGGTTCGCCGCCGCGGTCGAAGCGATCGGCTTCGACAGCCTGTGGGTGGGCGACCGGGCCCTGGTGCCGACGCAGCCCCGTGACCCCTATCCGGGCGGCGGCCCCGTACCGGAGGAGTACCGCAACTTCCTCGACCCCATCGCCACGCTGTCCTTCCTGGCCCACGCCACCCGGCGGTTGCGCCTGGGGACCAGCACGCTGAACGCGCCCTTCTACTCCCCGCTCCTGCTGGCCCGTTCTCTGACCTCCGTCGACATCCTCAGCGAGGGGCGGCTCGACATCGGGTTCGGGCTCGGATGGTCCTCCGACGAGTACGAGGCCATCGGTGTGCCGTGGCGGGGGCGCGGGGCACGGCTGGAAGAGATCCTGGACGTCCTGGAACACGTCTGGTCCGGTGCGCCGACCGAGCACGAAGGGACTCTGTGGACGATCCCGAGTGCGCACTTCGGGACGCTCCCCGTACAACGTCCCCGCCCGCCGGTGCTCCTGGGCGGTTTCACTCCGGCCACTCTGGAACGTATCGGCCGTCGCGCCGACGGCTGGGCGGGCGTGGGGCTGCCGGTGCCGCAACTGGCCTACGTCATCAGCCAGATCCGGCAGATCGCGGAGGCCAACGGACGTGCCCCCGACGCCCTGCGCACCGTCGTCCGGGTCAACCCCGTGGTGACGGCCGAGGCCGCGCCGAGCGACGCCGTTCCGCACCGGGGAACGGTCGTGCAGGTCTCGGACTACCTGCTCGCCGCCCATGCGGCGGGGGCGGACGAGGTCCTCATCGACCTGCAGCAGACCGCGCGGAGCGCGGAAGAGCTGACCGACCTGGCACACCGCTTTCACGAAGTCCTGCGCAAGGGCTAG